A single region of the Candidatus Parcubacteria bacterium genome encodes:
- the infB gene encoding translation initiation factor IF-2, protein MSTLPAQPTARPPIVVVMGHIDHGKSTLLDYIRKSNVVAGEAGGITQHLSAYEVLHKGENGADRRITFLDTPGHAAFQAMRIRGARVADVAILVVSAEDGVKPQTLEALRAIKEAGIPYVVAINKIDKPGANVEKTKQNLAEQEIYIEGYGGDIPWAAISAKTGEGVPNLLDLILLTADLAGLTSDLSLPAEGIVAEAHMDKRRGITATLILTNGTLKKGTFLAAGESITPVRNIEDFKGSAIESATPSLPVVITGWSSVPAVGLRFGSFGSKKEAEAFAEDERAKTTRGRAPSESYTPETAVIPVVIKTDVLGSAEAVAHELKKLETEFVKVKILQQSVGTITENDVKLGSGTPGAIVIGFNVDADARAREIAERLNITIVSYDIIYALAEWFATIVIERTPKVTSEEITGTLRILKVFSQNRDRQVVGGRIESGTLHNREEFRIIRRDALVGSGTIEELQQLKAKVAEVTEGECGLLVEAKISIAAGDKLECFRFVTK, encoded by the coding sequence ATGTCTACCCTCCCAGCCCAGCCTACCGCGCGTCCCCCCATCGTCGTGGTGATGGGCCATATCGACCATGGCAAGTCAACACTGCTCGACTACATCCGAAAATCAAACGTGGTCGCAGGAGAGGCCGGCGGCATCACCCAGCACCTCTCTGCCTACGAAGTGCTCCACAAAGGCGAGAACGGCGCTGACCGCCGCATCACCTTCCTCGACACCCCAGGGCACGCAGCCTTCCAAGCTATGCGCATCCGCGGCGCACGCGTCGCCGACGTAGCCATCCTGGTAGTCTCTGCAGAAGACGGCGTAAAGCCGCAGACGCTTGAAGCGCTCCGCGCCATCAAGGAAGCCGGTATCCCCTACGTCGTAGCGATCAACAAGATCGACAAACCTGGAGCGAACGTGGAGAAGACCAAGCAGAACCTGGCTGAGCAGGAGATCTACATCGAAGGCTACGGCGGCGATATCCCCTGGGCAGCAATCTCGGCCAAGACCGGAGAGGGCGTACCGAACCTGCTCGACCTCATCCTCCTCACTGCCGACCTCGCAGGCCTCACCTCTGACCTCTCGCTCCCTGCAGAGGGCATCGTGGCGGAAGCCCACATGGACAAGCGCCGCGGCATCACCGCCACCCTCATACTTACTAATGGCACCTTGAAGAAAGGTACCTTCCTCGCCGCAGGCGAGAGCATCACCCCGGTGCGCAACATAGAAGACTTCAAAGGGAGCGCGATCGAGAGCGCTACCCCTTCACTTCCCGTAGTCATCACCGGCTGGAGCAGCGTGCCTGCAGTAGGCCTTCGTTTCGGCTCTTTCGGAAGCAAGAAGGAAGCGGAAGCCTTTGCGGAAGATGAGCGCGCCAAGACCACCCGCGGACGCGCACCCTCCGAGAGCTACACTCCCGAGACCGCAGTGATTCCTGTGGTCATTAAGACTGACGTACTCGGAAGCGCCGAGGCAGTAGCTCATGAGCTCAAGAAGCTCGAGACGGAATTCGTAAAGGTGAAGATACTCCAGCAGTCCGTAGGCACCATCACCGAGAACGACGTAAAGCTCGGAAGCGGCACCCCAGGCGCTATTGTCATTGGCTTCAACGTGGACGCTGATGCGAGAGCAAGAGAGATAGCAGAGCGCCTCAACATCACCATCGTCTCCTACGACATCATCTACGCGCTCGCAGAGTGGTTCGCCACCATCGTGATCGAACGCACCCCCAAGGTGACCTCCGAAGAAATCACCGGCACCCTGCGCATCCTCAAGGTCTTCAGCCAGAACAGAGACCGTCAGGTGGTGGGCGGCCGCATCGAATCAGGCACGCTCCACAATCGCGAGGAATTCCGCATTATCCGCCGTGACGCGCTTGTAGGAAGTGGCACGATCGAAGAACTCCAGCAGTTGAAGGCCAAAGTCGCCGAGGTGACGGAGGGAGAGTGCGGCCTCCTGGTAGAAGCCAAGATCTCTATCGCCGCCGGAGACAAGCTCGAGTGTTTCCGCTTCGTCACCAAGTAA
- a CDS encoding class I SAM-dependent methyltransferase has product MAFLDPRMTLSPLGLSSGMKVADVGAGSGAYALAAAEAVGDSGVIYAIDVQKELLGKLKREAERRGKHSIHIVWANAEVLGGSGLNDQSVDAAIFSNVLFQMEDKEEALREVRRILVPKGRVLVIDWSESGGLGPQKGHLFGKAAARALFEGNGFTFRTESRAGDHHYALVFQKS; this is encoded by the coding sequence ATGGCGTTTCTTGATCCGCGGATGACGCTCTCTCCGCTCGGACTCTCCTCGGGAATGAAGGTGGCGGACGTGGGCGCCGGCTCCGGTGCCTACGCTCTCGCCGCTGCGGAGGCGGTGGGGGATTCCGGAGTCATTTACGCAATCGACGTTCAGAAGGAGCTCTTGGGCAAGCTTAAGCGCGAAGCGGAGCGCCGCGGGAAGCACTCCATTCATATCGTCTGGGCGAACGCAGAGGTGCTGGGCGGGAGCGGTCTCAATGACCAGAGTGTGGATGCGGCTATCTTCTCAAACGTGCTCTTCCAGATGGAAGACAAGGAGGAGGCGCTTAGAGAGGTCCGTCGCATCTTGGTCCCTAAGGGCCGAGTACTCGTCATCGATTGGTCTGAGAGCGGGGGCTTGGGCCCCCAGAAAGGACATCTCTTTGGTAAAGCTGCCGCCCGCGCGCTCTTTGAGGGGAACGGCTTCACCTTCCGCACAGAGTCTCGCGCCGGGGATCATCATTACGCGCTCGTATTTCAAAAATCATGA
- the pth gene encoding aminoacyl-tRNA hydrolase, producing MSYLIVGLGNPGREYENTRHNAGQMMCAAIAERFKFKEGKESTKAKGMERSGEIAEKKVTLLTPGEFMNNSGRSVKPYIKTPKDLERLVVIYDELDLPFGRIKLSYGRSAGGHNGLDSVIKALKSKDFLRIRIGVSPATAGGKLKKPHGEQEVVDFILGKFSKKENDELTKVAKTVGDAVETFISEGRELATGKFNQ from the coding sequence ATGTCGTATCTGATAGTCGGTCTCGGGAATCCTGGAAGAGAATATGAAAACACGCGGCACAACGCGGGACAGATGATGTGTGCGGCGATTGCGGAACGTTTCAAATTCAAAGAAGGGAAAGAGAGTACTAAAGCGAAAGGAATGGAGCGCTCTGGCGAGATTGCGGAGAAGAAAGTGACACTACTCACGCCAGGAGAGTTCATGAACAACTCTGGCCGCTCCGTGAAGCCCTACATAAAGACTCCAAAGGATCTGGAGCGTCTCGTGGTCATCTACGACGAACTCGATCTACCCTTCGGCCGTATCAAACTCTCCTATGGCCGCAGCGCAGGCGGGCACAATGGGCTAGATTCCGTCATTAAAGCTCTGAAGAGCAAAGATTTTCTGCGCATTCGCATCGGAGTTTCTCCTGCGACTGCAGGCGGCAAGCTCAAGAAACCTCATGGTGAGCAGGAGGTAGTCGATTTCATACTGGGAAAGTTCTCCAAGAAGGAGAACGATGAGCTTACGAAAGTCGCAAAGACCGTAGGGGACGCGGTGGAGACTTTTATATCTGAAGGAAGGGAGCTGGCGACGGGGAAGTTTAATCAGTAA
- the lepB gene encoding signal peptidase I, giving the protein METKQPSLLQEMARFAFLTLAIIVPIRLFVAEPFIVSGASMEPTFDTGEYLVVDRLSYHFSEPERGDVIIFRYPKDPSKYFIKRIVGLPGETVEISQGEVTIKNSVYPKGFALDQSYIRFPREDDGEMTLGAEEYFVMGDNRAASSDSRAWGALPRDNIIGRAFIRLFPLPKADLFPGVIETK; this is encoded by the coding sequence ATGGAAACGAAACAGCCTTCGCTCCTTCAAGAAATGGCTCGTTTCGCTTTCCTGACTCTCGCGATCATCGTCCCCATCCGTCTCTTCGTCGCTGAACCCTTCATCGTCTCGGGTGCATCCATGGAGCCAACCTTCGATACCGGCGAATATCTGGTGGTAGACCGCCTCAGCTATCATTTCTCCGAGCCTGAGCGCGGCGACGTGATCATCTTCCGCTACCCCAAGGACCCTTCTAAGTATTTCATCAAGCGCATCGTGGGACTCCCTGGAGAGACCGTAGAGATCAGCCAAGGCGAAGTGACCATAAAGAACAGCGTGTATCCCAAAGGCTTCGCCCTCGACCAGTCCTACATCCGCTTCCCCCGCGAGGATGATGGGGAGATGACTTTGGGAGCAGAGGAATACTTCGTCATGGGTGACAATCGCGCCGCGAGCTCCGACTCACGTGCCTGGGGAGCGCTTCCGCGCGACAACATCATCGGACGCGCTTTCATACGCCTCTTCCCGCTTCCCAAGGCTGATCTCTTCCCAGGAGTGATCGAGACCAAGTGA
- a CDS encoding extracellular solute-binding protein: MKSLTSFQIVVLILCLLGIVGGVAAFATYRGGNSAQNLPPMTLWGTVPQEKMESLLMNSAGLQGSGLKLSYVEKRSESIESDLVDALASGRGPDLILASQDLILRQQGKLAVLPYENLSERDFKDTFVGGAEIFLSPAGTIAQPMLVDPLVLYWNRTLLTNAGVANPPRYWDELFTLAPLVSQKDKQGNIIRSLVAFGEYGNVTDAKSILSALILQGGNAIVGKDSSGRYTSLLRLQTAEELSPVESAVRFYTDFSNPSKTIYSWNRGLQASQDMFAAGKLGLYIGFASELSAIRAKNPNLDFDVTSLPQVRDGARVATYGRFYSLAVPRASMNQAYALLAAQRLAEPALAQEFANLIGFSPVRRDLLGATPSDSYLFVFYRAALQSYSWLDLDAEGSDDVFRRMIESVTSGRARIGEAVGRAHEELQELLNRFNPR; this comes from the coding sequence ATGAAATCTCTTACCTCTTTCCAGATCGTAGTTCTCATCCTCTGTCTCCTCGGTATCGTTGGTGGCGTAGCCGCCTTCGCTACTTATCGAGGCGGGAATTCTGCTCAAAATCTTCCTCCTATGACGCTCTGGGGTACTGTGCCGCAGGAGAAGATGGAATCCTTGCTCATGAATTCCGCAGGGCTCCAGGGGTCTGGGCTCAAGCTCTCATATGTGGAGAAGCGTTCTGAGTCCATAGAGTCTGATCTGGTGGATGCTCTCGCGAGCGGCAGGGGGCCTGATCTCATCCTTGCTTCACAGGATCTGATATTGAGACAGCAGGGTAAACTGGCAGTACTTCCGTACGAAAATCTCTCCGAGCGCGATTTCAAGGATACCTTTGTCGGAGGGGCGGAGATCTTCCTTTCACCTGCGGGCACTATAGCTCAGCCGATGCTGGTAGATCCTCTGGTCCTCTACTGGAACCGGACTCTCCTCACGAATGCTGGAGTCGCCAATCCTCCCCGCTACTGGGATGAGCTCTTCACCTTGGCTCCTCTGGTGAGCCAGAAGGATAAGCAGGGGAATATCATCCGAAGTCTGGTCGCCTTCGGTGAGTATGGCAACGTGACGGACGCCAAAAGCATCCTCTCCGCACTCATCCTCCAGGGAGGGAATGCGATAGTCGGGAAGGATAGCAGCGGACGCTACACTTCTCTCTTGCGGCTCCAGACCGCGGAAGAGCTTTCTCCAGTCGAATCCGCCGTGCGCTTCTATACTGATTTCTCCAATCCCTCCAAGACTATCTATTCCTGGAATCGCGGGCTGCAGGCTTCTCAGGATATGTTTGCGGCGGGGAAGCTGGGGCTTTATATAGGTTTTGCGAGTGAACTCTCCGCTATCCGCGCCAAGAATCCTAACCTTGATTTCGATGTGACTTCTTTGCCTCAGGTGCGTGATGGCGCACGGGTCGCTACCTACGGACGCTTCTATTCTTTAGCCGTTCCTCGCGCAAGTATGAACCAGGCGTATGCGCTCTTGGCGGCGCAAAGGCTTGCTGAGCCTGCTTTGGCGCAGGAATTCGCCAATCTGATCGGTTTCTCCCCGGTACGTCGCGATCTCTTGGGGGCTACTCCTTCTGATTCGTATCTCTTCGTCTTCTATCGAGCGGCGCTCCAGTCCTACTCTTGGCTTGATCTGGATGCTGAGGGTTCCGATGATGTCTTCCGTCGGATGATCGAATCCGTCACTTCTGGCCGTGCCCGCATCGGGGAGGCGGTAGGGAGGGCTCATGAGGAGCTGCAGGAGCTTTTGAATCGCTTTAATCCGCGTTAA
- a CDS encoding ribosome-binding factor A encodes MEDRTERMLEMIRQRAAEFVSLNSNRTSLITVTRVTASQDKKRVTVLFTVLPEDKEEEALNFFKRQRAELREFLGKNLRVYPIPFVDVEVDRGEKNRQRIDEISGGI; translated from the coding sequence ATGGAAGACCGCACTGAGAGAATGCTCGAGATGATCCGCCAGAGGGCGGCAGAGTTCGTCTCCCTCAATTCGAACCGCACGTCACTCATCACAGTGACCCGTGTCACCGCAAGCCAAGACAAGAAGCGCGTGACCGTACTCTTTACCGTGCTTCCAGAAGACAAGGAGGAAGAGGCGCTTAATTTCTTCAAGCGCCAGCGCGCAGAGCTGCGCGAATTCCTCGGTAAAAACTTACGCGTCTACCCCATCCCCTTCGTGGATGTGGAGGTGGATCGCGGTGAGAAGAACCGCCAACGTATCGACGAAATATCCGGAGGGATATAG
- the gyrA gene encoding DNA gyrase subunit A — protein MAEKKEEQLEERGILPRNITTEMRESYLDYAMSVITQRALPDARDGLKPVHRRILFTMHEMGLTTSAKFRKSAAVVGDVMGKFHPHGDASIYDAMAKMAQDFSYRYPLVFGQGNFGSVDGDAPAAMRYTEAKMAKLSAELIRDLEKETVEFRLNYDSTRKEPVVFPAAVPNLLLNGTLGIAVGMASNIPPHNLREVVDATVYLIENPEATTEDLLQFVKGPDFPTAGIAYNKDDIRHAYANGKGGVVVRGEAEITENKGGQFQIIITSIPFRVNKSELIISIADLVREKKLEGIRAINDLSTRDTRIVIDLKTGVEPQRVLNFLYKHTQLEETFHYNMVALVGGVPQTLSLKAVLDEFIVHRGEVVRRRSAFDLKQAEAREHILLGLKKALDHIDAVIKLIRASKDTPTAHANLMKEFKFSTLQATAILEMRLQKLAGLERKKIEDELKEVQALIAYLEDLLAHPKKILALIKKELAEIAEKYGDERRTRIVAGGAKAFSAEDLVADEDSVLVYTAGGYVKRTNPEEYKKQRRGGVGVVDLDTKEEDFITQFITTNTHSDLLFFSDKGKAYQIKMYEIPEGRRATRGKSIMNFLPLSADEKITSVLPMTKEVKKAAGDDLSLMMVTRDGTGKKTAVKGFFDVRRSGIIAIKLEPGDVLVSAFLVGKGDSVILGTRKGQSIRFKEADIREMGRNAQGVRAIKLGKGDALVAADVVKKEYKEPSLLVMSANGYGKRTPLSEYKIQGRGGSGIKTANVTAKTGDIMTGAVIFDEESELISISKQSQVIRVDIKEIPRLGRSTQGVRVMKLREGDSLASLVCL, from the coding sequence ATGGCGGAAAAGAAGGAGGAACAGCTTGAGGAGCGCGGCATTCTGCCTCGCAACATCACTACCGAGATGCGGGAGTCGTACCTCGATTACGCCATGTCGGTCATCACTCAGCGCGCCCTCCCGGATGCGCGCGATGGACTGAAGCCGGTGCATCGCCGCATCCTCTTCACTATGCATGAGATGGGACTCACCACCTCTGCCAAGTTCCGTAAATCCGCAGCGGTTGTGGGTGACGTGATGGGAAAATTCCATCCGCATGGCGACGCCTCCATCTATGACGCTATGGCCAAGATGGCGCAGGATTTCAGCTATCGCTACCCGCTCGTCTTCGGCCAGGGTAACTTCGGTTCGGTAGACGGCGACGCTCCGGCCGCCATGCGTTATACCGAGGCCAAGATGGCCAAGCTCTCGGCAGAGCTCATCCGCGATCTTGAGAAAGAGACAGTGGAATTCCGCCTCAACTACGACAGTACTCGTAAGGAGCCGGTAGTCTTCCCGGCAGCCGTACCGAATCTGCTTCTCAATGGAACCCTCGGCATCGCCGTGGGTATGGCCTCCAACATCCCGCCGCACAATCTGCGCGAAGTAGTGGATGCCACCGTCTATCTCATTGAGAATCCGGAGGCTACTACTGAAGACCTCCTTCAGTTCGTGAAGGGGCCGGATTTTCCGACGGCAGGCATCGCCTACAACAAGGATGACATCCGTCACGCCTATGCGAACGGCAAGGGAGGAGTGGTGGTGCGCGGCGAGGCCGAGATTACTGAGAACAAGGGTGGGCAGTTCCAGATAATCATCACCTCGATCCCGTTCCGCGTGAACAAGTCCGAGCTTATCATCTCCATTGCCGACCTGGTGCGTGAGAAGAAGCTCGAGGGTATCCGCGCCATCAACGATCTCTCTACGCGCGATACGCGCATCGTCATCGACTTAAAGACGGGCGTTGAGCCGCAGCGCGTCCTCAATTTCCTCTACAAGCACACTCAGCTCGAAGAGACTTTTCATTACAACATGGTGGCGCTGGTCGGCGGCGTCCCTCAGACGCTCTCGCTCAAGGCAGTCCTCGACGAATTCATCGTCCATCGCGGTGAGGTGGTACGCCGACGCTCCGCATTCGACCTTAAGCAGGCTGAAGCGCGTGAGCACATCCTCCTCGGACTCAAGAAGGCGCTCGACCATATCGACGCGGTCATCAAGCTCATCCGTGCTTCCAAGGACACCCCGACCGCGCATGCGAACCTGATGAAGGAGTTTAAGTTCTCTACACTCCAGGCCACGGCCATCTTGGAAATGCGCTTGCAGAAGCTCGCTGGCCTCGAGCGCAAGAAGATCGAGGATGAGCTCAAAGAGGTACAGGCACTCATCGCATATCTTGAGGATCTCTTAGCACACCCCAAGAAGATCCTGGCCCTCATCAAGAAAGAGCTCGCTGAGATCGCAGAGAAATATGGGGACGAGCGCCGTACTCGCATCGTGGCAGGCGGAGCCAAGGCGTTCTCTGCAGAAGACCTTGTCGCGGACGAGGACAGCGTGCTGGTGTATACCGCAGGCGGCTACGTGAAGCGTACTAATCCGGAGGAGTACAAGAAGCAGCGCCGCGGCGGCGTGGGCGTGGTGGATCTCGATACCAAGGAAGAGGATTTCATCACTCAGTTCATTACCACCAATACCCACAGCGATCTCCTGTTCTTCTCGGACAAGGGCAAGGCGTATCAGATCAAGATGTACGAGATACCGGAAGGACGCAGGGCTACCCGCGGCAAATCCATCATGAACTTCCTGCCGCTCTCGGCAGATGAGAAGATCACCTCGGTGCTTCCGATGACTAAGGAGGTCAAGAAAGCTGCAGGGGACGATCTCTCGCTCATGATGGTCACGCGTGATGGCACTGGCAAGAAGACGGCGGTCAAGGGCTTCTTCGATGTCCGCCGTAGCGGCATCATCGCCATTAAGCTCGAGCCGGGCGATGTGCTCGTCTCTGCATTCCTCGTGGGGAAGGGCGACTCGGTGATCCTGGGCACGCGTAAGGGCCAATCCATCCGCTTCAAGGAGGCGGACATCCGCGAGATGGGCAGGAATGCGCAGGGCGTGCGCGCTATCAAGCTTGGTAAGGGCGATGCACTCGTCGCCGCGGATGTGGTCAAGAAGGAATACAAGGAACCTTCGCTCCTCGTCATGTCCGCCAATGGCTACGGCAAGCGCACGCCGCTCTCCGAGTACAAGATCCAGGGTCGTGGCGGCTCTGGTATCAAGACGGCCAACGTCACTGCAAAGACAGGGGATATCATGACGGGCGCAGTCATTTTCGATGAAGAATCAGAGCTCATCTCCATTTCCAAACAGAGCCAGGTGATCAGGGTGGATATAAAAGAGATTCCGCGTCTCGGCCGCTCCACTCAGGGTGTGCGGGTGATGAAGCTCCGCGAGGGGGATAGTCTCGCTTCGTTGGTCTGCTTGTAG
- a CDS encoding MBL fold metallo-hydrolase translates to MVITYFGHEFFKIQFGNLTLATNPISKDSKLKASRFGADIALITCANDEDMNGVEQVSFGEREPFAITGPGEYEVKDVFIKGFLSQAGGSKKYNTIYTVSLEGMNLCFLGALGSKDVAAETKSALGDIDILFVPIGGDDVLTSVEAAKFAVSLEPRLIIPMHYGKGASAEASLKTFLKEIGAEKTEPADKLTLKKKDLEGKEGDVVVLASVSE, encoded by the coding sequence ATGGTCATCACCTACTTCGGACACGAATTTTTCAAGATCCAGTTCGGCAATCTCACCCTTGCCACTAATCCTATCTCCAAGGACTCCAAGCTGAAGGCTTCGCGCTTTGGTGCGGATATCGCCCTCATCACCTGTGCGAACGATGAGGACATGAATGGTGTGGAGCAGGTCTCCTTTGGTGAGCGCGAGCCGTTTGCTATCACGGGTCCTGGCGAATATGAGGTGAAGGATGTCTTTATAAAAGGCTTCCTCTCTCAGGCGGGTGGTAGCAAGAAGTACAACACTATATATACAGTCTCTCTCGAGGGTATGAACCTCTGCTTTTTGGGTGCGCTCGGTAGCAAAGATGTAGCGGCCGAGACCAAAAGCGCACTTGGGGATATCGACATTCTCTTCGTGCCCATTGGCGGAGATGACGTACTTACCTCGGTGGAGGCAGCCAAATTCGCAGTCTCTCTTGAGCCGCGCCTCATCATTCCGATGCACTACGGCAAAGGAGCTTCCGCAGAGGCATCGCTTAAGACCTTCCTCAAGGAGATCGGCGCGGAGAAGACAGAGCCTGCGGACAAGCTCACGCTGAAGAAGAAAGACTTGGAAGGGAAAGAAGGGGATGTGGTGGTGCTCGCCAGTGTCTCGGAATAG
- a CDS encoding S1 RNA-binding domain-containing protein produces MDNEMNGKNAELEAEESGVKVRKAGPMDKILEETATPPSVGDIVEGPVIAIEKSAVYIDLPPFGTGIIYGREYLNARDILRRVNIGDNIAAKVVDAGNEDGYIELSLKEARQALIWSEAEDIIKEKRLLELKVVDANKGGLILEWQGIQGFLPASQLKSEHYPRVEDGDKDKIYDELKKLVGTSLSVTIIGSTPKEGKLIFSEKSPSQKEKQEIISKYEVGDTVEGTVTGTVDFGVFVKLEEGLEGLVHISEIDWGLVEDPRAHFKVGDKVKVKVIDVKDSKISLSVKALKANPWKEAGEKYKKDDTVEGVIIKYNKHGALASIEEGVAGLVHVSEFGSDEKLKSSLELGKNYSFKITFFEPKEQKMTLSFVAKK; encoded by the coding sequence ATGGATAATGAAATGAACGGCAAGAATGCCGAACTCGAAGCAGAGGAGAGCGGGGTGAAGGTCAGGAAAGCAGGTCCGATGGACAAGATCTTGGAGGAGACTGCTACTCCCCCTTCCGTCGGCGACATCGTAGAGGGTCCCGTCATCGCGATTGAAAAGTCTGCGGTGTATATCGACTTGCCCCCCTTCGGCACCGGTATCATCTACGGCCGCGAATATTTGAACGCACGTGACATCCTCCGCCGCGTGAACATCGGTGACAACATCGCCGCCAAGGTGGTGGATGCTGGCAACGAAGACGGCTACATCGAGCTCTCCCTCAAGGAAGCCCGTCAGGCCCTCATCTGGAGCGAAGCGGAAGACATCATCAAGGAAAAGCGTCTCCTTGAACTCAAGGTGGTAGACGCCAACAAGGGCGGACTCATCCTCGAGTGGCAGGGCATCCAGGGCTTCCTCCCTGCTTCCCAGCTCAAGAGCGAGCACTATCCCCGTGTTGAGGACGGCGACAAGGACAAGATCTATGATGAGTTGAAGAAACTTGTCGGTACTTCCCTCTCTGTCACCATCATCGGCTCCACTCCTAAGGAAGGTAAGCTCATCTTCTCCGAGAAGAGCCCGTCTCAAAAGGAGAAGCAGGAGATCATCAGTAAGTATGAAGTCGGCGACACCGTAGAGGGTACCGTCACTGGCACCGTAGACTTCGGCGTGTTCGTGAAGCTCGAGGAAGGCCTCGAGGGACTCGTGCACATCTCTGAGATCGACTGGGGCCTCGTAGAAGACCCTCGCGCGCACTTCAAGGTGGGCGACAAGGTCAAAGTGAAGGTCATCGACGTTAAGGACAGCAAGATCTCCCTCTCGGTGAAGGCGCTCAAAGCCAACCCGTGGAAGGAAGCCGGCGAGAAGTACAAGAAGGATGACACCGTAGAAGGCGTCATCATTAAGTACAACAAGCACGGTGCACTCGCCTCGATTGAGGAAGGTGTTGCAGGTCTCGTGCATGTCTCGGAGTTTGGAAGTGATGAGAAACTCAAGAGCTCTCTCGAACTCGGCAAGAACTACTCCTTCAAGATCACCTTCTTCGAACCCAAGGAACAGAAGATGACGCTGTCGTTCGTGGCGAAGAAATAA